ACACATCGGTCGGCCTCCCTTCACTCCGAGTAACCCGCGCCCACAGGCGCCCGTCGGACAGACACCACCTACCGGACCAAGGCTGTCGTACCGGCATTATCCTGCTTGCCCAGCAGCGGTCCAGCTGCTACATTCATAACCACTCGCTTATGAACCAACCCAGCTCCCCCGACGATCTGGCCCTGGCCACCGCCCGCCTCCTCTCTTCGGAGACGCGCCTGCGCCTCCTGCGGCTGCTGCGCGCCCAGACCGGAGGTCGGCCCATGTGCGTCAATGCCCTGGCCTGCCGGCTGGGCGTGAGCCAGGCGGCCGTCTCCCAGCACCTGCGCCGTTTCGAGGAACTGGGGCTGGTGGTGCCCCGGACCACCGGCGTGCGCACTCACTACTACCTGGACGAAGCCGCCCTGGAGCGCTGCCTGGGCGCCATCAGCCAGGCGCTGGCATCGCCTGCGGAACCGGCCGACGCTCCGGCCCCGGTGAAAGGAAGTCGCTGATGGAGCGCGATCCCCGGCGCTACCGCGACTTCGAGTTCAACCTGCGGGAGCTGGCCGGCTCCATGGGCGATTTCGGTACCCTCTTCCCCCTGGCCATCGGCCTCATCGCCGTCAACGGCATGGACCCCACCGGCCTCTTCGTCATGCTAGGACTCACCAACATCGCGACCGGGCTCATCTACCGCCTGCCCATGCCGGTGGAGCCCAAGAAGGTCGTCTCCGCTGCCGCCATCGCCCAGGGCTGGCCGGCCTCCACCGTGGTGGCTTCCGGCCTAGGGCTCGGCCTCA
The DNA window shown above is from Anaerolineae bacterium and carries:
- a CDS encoding helix-turn-helix transcriptional regulator; the protein is MNQPSSPDDLALATARLLSSETRLRLLRLLRAQTGGRPMCVNALACRLGVSQAAVSQHLRRFEELGLVVPRTTGVRTHYYLDEAALERCLGAISQALASPAEPADAPAPVKGSR